The nucleotide window AGCACCCATGCTGTATATAGGTGAAAAAGTGGGCCGTTATAAAAATGGCAATGAGAGTCAGTATTTGCCAGAAATTGATATTGCGGTTGACCCACTTGAAGGGACCAATTTGGTGGCCACTGGTCAAGCCAATGCCATTACCGTACTGGCGGCATCAGAAAAAGGTGGTTTGATGCATGCTCCAGATACCTATCTCAATAAGTTGTGTGTGGGACCAACGTCTGCTGGACAAGTGGATATTAACCTTGAACCCAAAGAAAATCTAAATAGAATAGCCAAAGCTTTAAAACGTGAAGTCAGTGATTTAACCGTGGTTATTTTGGATAGACCGCGGCATAAAGAGCTGATTGAGCAAGTGCGTAAAGCTGGCGCAAGAATCAAATTGATTGGTGATGGAGATTTGTCTGCCGCCATCAGTTGTGCCATTCGTGGAACCAATATCCATGCAGTGATGGGGATTGGAGGAGCACCTGAGGGTGTATTGGCTGCAGCGGCTCTTAAATGTTTGGGGGGAGAAATTCAGGCTAAGTTTTGCTTTAGAAACGATGAAGAAAAACAACGTGCTAAAAAAATGGGCCATGATAATTTAGATAAGGTGCTTCACACCAATGATCTTGCACCAGGAGAGAATATTGTTTTTGCATGTACCGGTGTAACCAGTGGAGATTTGTTGACAGGGATTCGTTATTTTGGTGGCGGAGCCAGAACCCACTCATTGGTTATGTCTTACCAAAGCCGTATTTTTAGACTGGTGGATACAGTTCACATGTTTGATAAAGACAAAAACGCGCCTATTATTTTGTAAGTAGTGTGTAGGGCTAAGTGTTAAAAATAAAACAGTAATTCAATTGATTTTTAGCACGGGAGCGTTGTTTTTTTGTTTGTAGCTATGGTTATGTTTTTACAGCTCCAAGTTGTACTTCAGAGTTTGAAGGATGTTATTATAGAGTTGACCCGATTATTCTGCAGCAAGCCTTAAAGTGTCAAGTCTATCATATGCTAGAGAGATTGTTTAGTTTAGCTTTGGTGGCTTTACAGATTGAAATAATAGAAAAGTTTTCTAAAAAGCAGCAAAGATAAAAACTCTGTTGTAGTTTAATAAACTCAATACCAGATATAAGGACCTAAACCTATACTGGTGCTTATTTTTTTTTGTAAGTGAGGATCCATAGAAGGAAGATCTTCATTGTATTGTTCGCGGTCAAACCAAAGTTTTATAAAGGGTAGGTCACAAGTGTTTGCCTCCCCGTCACATAGTTCCTGATTCATAGACGTGGTGCGCAAGTATTTTTTTTGACCAATTAAACAATCTTTAGAATTA belongs to bacterium and includes:
- the glpX gene encoding class II fructose-bisphosphatase, which produces MEKTLSPECIRITEDAAIACARLMGKGDRNEADQLATQAMRKTMDDIDMCGTIVIGEGERDEAPMLYIGEKVGRYKNGNESQYLPEIDIAVDPLEGTNLVATGQANAITVLAASEKGGLMHAPDTYLNKLCVGPTSAGQVDINLEPKENLNRIAKALKREVSDLTVVILDRPRHKELIEQVRKAGARIKLIGDGDLSAAISCAIRGTNIHAVMGIGGAPEGVLAAAALKCLGGEIQAKFCFRNDEEKQRAKKMGHDNLDKVLHTNDLAPGENIVFACTGVTSGDLLTGIRYFGGGARTHSLVMSYQSRIFRLVDTVHMFDKDKNAPIIL